One Methylomarinovum tepidoasis DNA window includes the following coding sequences:
- a CDS encoding FimV/HubP family polar landmark protein encodes MRDFAKTLAVMGVLTPAGVNALGVGEIKLHSALNQKLLAEIPILAAPGEDPAQIQVHLASPQAFAKAGLSRPYYLTRLRFSKPLRKPDGSLVVQVTSTDAIREPFLDFLVQVEWPQGKMLREFTVLLDPPLTYDDVVKVPQTPPGVTPAPIQRSRSSATVNTALSQGQAVAYGPVRRNESLWQIAEKLKPDAAITTEQMVMALYRKNPQAFEHDNVNELKAGVTLKVPEREEILSASPREARRAFQRHYQSWLARRAPEPEPRKEATADVKQPQLKLEAPKETESTKAEGVDIPVVEGPEPGADPAITEELAALKAENEALKARLDALETRLNALLEMKNAALAGVAAAGQTQPAPSHPAEVVTPEPAAAEAEKPVAPEPSAAVKKAAAKPEPAAQPPKPKPRTEPRPETKSRQVSTAHAEESGWGDPLYLSLGGGSLLLLGAAGWLIWRRRTLADAQADSLLVDMDMAPAPAVIHGEEKPAEAAADTAPEAATVTPAGGVEVAESSFLSEFTPSDFDILEADDEAVDPIAEADVYLAYGRYQQAEELIKQALAEDSANRALQLKLLEIYYANEDAAAFEKYARELQQAGAPQDPEFWSKVEEMARELEIGNKSFSGGGAAPAAVADAKVDKDEADPEPAVATFDLADSGEEFPSAAEDTPLSSEGEAEPSGIGETVAATEATTAADEDEELLQGLDFDLGDFDLEALQNQDRDDTARKPEQAAEEDDNVLAFSVSDEASSENPQTPAEAEEAAQEDEEHFDLTDMDELDTKLDLARAYVDMDDVESARAILEEVLSHGSEKQRQEAKELLERVGMVSS; translated from the coding sequence GTGCGTGACTTCGCGAAGACCCTGGCGGTGATGGGCGTTCTCACGCCGGCCGGCGTGAATGCACTGGGCGTGGGGGAAATCAAGCTCCACTCCGCTCTGAATCAAAAGTTGCTGGCGGAAATTCCGATTCTGGCCGCGCCGGGCGAGGATCCCGCCCAGATTCAGGTGCATCTGGCGTCGCCCCAGGCCTTCGCGAAGGCGGGACTATCCCGACCTTACTATCTTACCCGGTTGCGTTTCTCCAAACCGCTGCGCAAGCCCGACGGCAGCCTGGTCGTCCAGGTCACTTCCACCGACGCCATCCGGGAGCCGTTTCTCGATTTCCTCGTTCAGGTCGAATGGCCTCAGGGGAAGATGCTGCGGGAGTTCACCGTGTTGCTGGACCCGCCGCTCACCTATGACGATGTGGTCAAAGTGCCCCAGACCCCACCCGGGGTCACCCCGGCCCCGATCCAGCGCAGCCGTTCCAGCGCTACGGTGAACACGGCTCTGAGTCAGGGGCAGGCGGTGGCCTACGGTCCGGTGCGGCGCAACGAATCTCTGTGGCAGATCGCCGAGAAACTCAAGCCGGACGCCGCAATCACCACCGAGCAGATGGTCATGGCGTTGTACCGCAAGAACCCGCAGGCGTTCGAGCACGACAACGTCAACGAGCTCAAGGCCGGTGTGACTTTGAAGGTGCCGGAGCGCGAGGAAATCCTGTCTGCCTCCCCCCGGGAGGCGCGCCGGGCGTTTCAACGCCACTATCAAAGCTGGCTCGCCCGGCGCGCACCGGAACCCGAGCCCCGGAAGGAAGCGACAGCAGATGTCAAGCAGCCCCAGCTGAAGCTGGAAGCGCCGAAGGAAACCGAGTCCACCAAGGCCGAAGGGGTCGACATCCCGGTGGTGGAAGGCCCGGAACCGGGCGCCGATCCGGCTATAACGGAAGAACTGGCGGCGCTGAAGGCCGAAAACGAAGCTTTGAAAGCTCGTCTCGACGCCCTGGAGACGCGCCTCAATGCGCTGCTGGAGATGAAGAACGCCGCCCTGGCCGGCGTCGCCGCTGCCGGACAGACGCAGCCGGCGCCTTCCCATCCGGCGGAAGTGGTGACCCCGGAGCCTGCGGCGGCCGAGGCGGAGAAACCGGTGGCGCCTGAACCCTCCGCTGCGGTGAAGAAAGCCGCAGCCAAGCCGGAACCGGCTGCGCAACCGCCGAAACCAAAACCCCGAACCGAACCGCGCCCTGAAACCAAATCGCGGCAGGTTTCGACCGCCCATGCCGAAGAATCCGGCTGGGGCGATCCGCTCTACCTGTCTCTGGGTGGCGGCAGCCTGCTGCTATTGGGAGCGGCTGGCTGGTTGATCTGGCGTCGCCGTACCCTGGCGGACGCCCAGGCGGACAGTCTGCTGGTGGATATGGACATGGCGCCGGCGCCTGCCGTGATCCACGGCGAGGAGAAGCCGGCTGAGGCCGCCGCGGACACCGCGCCGGAAGCGGCGACCGTCACACCCGCAGGCGGTGTCGAAGTGGCGGAAAGTTCCTTCCTCAGTGAATTCACGCCGAGCGATTTCGATATCCTTGAGGCGGACGACGAGGCTGTCGATCCCATCGCCGAAGCCGACGTCTATCTGGCTTACGGGCGTTATCAGCAGGCGGAGGAATTGATCAAGCAGGCCCTGGCGGAGGATTCGGCCAATCGTGCGCTGCAGTTGAAACTGCTGGAAATCTACTACGCCAACGAAGATGCCGCAGCCTTCGAAAAGTACGCCCGCGAACTGCAGCAGGCCGGCGCTCCGCAGGATCCCGAATTCTGGAGCAAGGTCGAGGAAATGGCCCGCGAACTGGAAATCGGGAACAAATCGTTCAGCGGGGGTGGTGCGGCCCCGGCTGCGGTGGCCGACGCCAAGGTCGATAAGGACGAGGCCGATCCGGAACCGGCTGTCGCGACTTTCGATCTGGCCGACAGCGGCGAAGAATTCCCCTCAGCGGCCGAGGACACGCCGCTTTCCTCGGAAGGGGAAGCGGAGCCTTCCGGTATCGGGGAAACAGTGGCTGCGACCGAAGCGACAACAGCGGCCGATGAGGATGAAGAACTGCTCCAGGGGCTGGATTTCGACCTGGGGGATTTCGATCTGGAAGCGTTGCAGAACCAAGACCGGGACGACACAGCTCGCAAGCCGGAGCAGGCCGCCGAAGAAGACGACAATGTGCTGGCGTTTTCCGTTTCCGACGAAGCCAGCTCGGAAAATCCGCAAACACCGGCGGAAGCAGAGGAAGCCGCCCAGGAGGACGAGGAACACTTCGATCTCACCGACATGGACGAGCTGGACACCAAGCTGGATTTGGCCCGGGCTTATGTCGATATGGACGATGTGGAATCGGCCCGGGCCATTCTGGAGGAAGTGCTCAGCCATGGGAGTGAAAAACAGCGGCAGGAGGCCAAGGAATTGTTGGAGCGTGTCGGTATGGTTTCTTCCTGA
- a CDS encoding flagellar basal body-associated FliL family protein codes for MTMAENDDLDLGEEKKSSKKWLIIAAVLILLLGGGGAALFFLGLPPFGGSDESDEAADEEAAAEEAAEEPSKGPKEAHFYEFKPFIVNFPPGGGARYLQVGFSALAFDGDSIEAIQKHAPMIRNNLLLLLGRYKPEDLSSAQGKEALRQAITQEIQKVLDLQSDGAKVEGVFFTQFMMQ; via the coding sequence ATGACGATGGCAGAAAACGACGATCTGGATCTGGGGGAGGAAAAGAAATCCTCCAAAAAGTGGCTCATCATCGCCGCAGTGCTGATACTGCTACTGGGCGGCGGTGGGGCGGCCCTGTTCTTTCTCGGGCTGCCGCCTTTCGGGGGCTCGGACGAGAGCGACGAGGCGGCGGACGAGGAAGCCGCCGCTGAGGAAGCGGCGGAAGAGCCAAGCAAGGGTCCTAAAGAGGCGCATTTCTACGAATTCAAACCGTTCATCGTCAATTTTCCGCCGGGGGGCGGGGCCCGCTATCTGCAAGTCGGTTTCAGCGCGCTGGCCTTCGACGGGGATTCCATCGAGGCGATCCAAAAGCACGCCCCGATGATTCGCAACAATCTGCTGCTGTTGCTGGGGCGTTACAAGCCCGAGGATCTCAGCAGCGCCCAGGGCAAGGAGGCGCTGCGCCAGGCGATCACCCAGGAAATCCAGAAGGTGCTCGATCTGCAGAGCGACGGCGCTAAGGTCGAAGGCGTCTTCTTCACCCAGTTCATGATGCAGTAA
- the fliM gene encoding flagellar motor switch protein FliM encodes MSLDDLLSQDEIDALLHGVDEGEVKTEDEEGNFTGEGARPYDFTSQDRIVRGRMPTLEMVNERFARYFRISLFNLLRRTAEVAFTGIQVSKFSEFVNSLFVPTNLNLIRFKPLRGRALIVMEPTLVFTAVDNYFGGSGQFYNKIEGREFTPTEMRIIQILLEMAFKDLKEAWRPVMDVQFEYLNSEVNPQFANIVSPSEIVVTSTIHIELEGGGGDFHICLPYSMIEPIRELLDSIQSDRGDVDDRWQRAMHYEVMETRVEVYGILLEKRLTLEEVLNFEPGDVIPVEIPEQVTLFSEDVPLFRGRVGVSNGNYAVKIQEKVDRGPDTTPTTQIIDHSEIEEETDE; translated from the coding sequence ATGTCGCTTGACGATCTGCTTTCCCAGGACGAAATCGACGCCCTGCTTCACGGCGTCGACGAAGGCGAGGTCAAGACCGAGGACGAGGAAGGCAATTTCACCGGTGAAGGCGCCCGCCCTTACGACTTCACCAGTCAGGACCGTATCGTCCGCGGGCGGATGCCGACCCTGGAGATGGTCAACGAACGCTTCGCCCGCTATTTCCGCATCAGCCTTTTCAACCTGTTGCGGCGTACTGCGGAAGTGGCCTTCACCGGCATCCAGGTGTCGAAATTCTCCGAGTTCGTCAACAGCCTGTTCGTCCCCACCAATCTCAACCTCATCCGCTTCAAGCCGTTGCGGGGCCGGGCCCTGATCGTCATGGAACCGACGCTGGTGTTCACTGCGGTGGACAACTATTTCGGCGGCAGCGGCCAGTTCTACAACAAGATCGAAGGGCGCGAGTTCACCCCTACGGAGATGCGGATCATCCAGATCCTGCTGGAAATGGCCTTCAAGGATCTCAAGGAAGCCTGGCGACCGGTCATGGACGTACAGTTCGAGTATCTCAATTCCGAGGTCAATCCCCAGTTCGCCAACATCGTCAGCCCCTCGGAGATCGTCGTCACCTCGACCATTCACATCGAATTGGAAGGCGGGGGCGGGGATTTCCATATCTGTCTGCCGTATTCGATGATCGAGCCGATCCGTGAGCTGCTCGATTCCATCCAGAGCGACCGCGGCGACGTCGACGACCGTTGGCAACGGGCCATGCATTACGAGGTCATGGAAACCCGGGTGGAAGTCTACGGCATTCTGCTGGAAAAACGGCTGACGCTGGAGGAAGTGCTCAATTTCGAACCGGGGGACGTGATTCCGGTGGAGATTCCCGAGCAGGTGACCCTGTTTTCGGAGGACGTCCCGCTGTTCCGTGGCCGGGTCGGGGTGTCCAACGGCAATTATGCGGTCAAGATCCAGGAAAAGGTGGACCGTGGCCCCGATACCACCCCCACGACGCAGATTATCGATCACAGCGAGATAGAGGAAGAAACCGATGAGTGA
- a CDS encoding Hpt domain-containing response regulator, translating to MTETPSRAGDGRQALYEHSRIWALTGPHLSNPTVIPLLAAGENDKIPSSVSRLHTAVRVQKLTTMPASVLVVEDDEITCLILTTQLQQWGLEVQAATTAETAWSRLQTQAFTLALVDLQLSGQRGETVVERLRRTQGPNQTIPVIAISGNLDPDTEEHLKATGFDGWLLKPVTPERLRKTVTAFLPLLQADSPHHFRPRAPQRKFLTELPAFLNQIEDFLRRQRWDEALPRVHKLRGGAGFCGFTTFYQLAGELEAALAQADPSRVERIWNELKKTARHLDDGGPAASRKD from the coding sequence TTGACAGAAACCCCTTCGCGTGCAGGCGATGGACGTCAAGCTCTCTACGAGCATAGCCGAATCTGGGCGCTTACCGGTCCTCACCTGAGCAACCCCACCGTCATACCCTTGTTGGCGGCAGGAGAAAATGACAAAATCCCGTCGTCCGTTTCCCGGTTGCATACCGCCGTTCGTGTCCAAAAATTGACGACCATGCCTGCATCCGTACTCGTCGTCGAAGACGATGAAATCACCTGCCTGATTCTGACGACCCAGCTGCAACAATGGGGCCTGGAAGTCCAGGCGGCGACCACCGCCGAGACAGCCTGGAGCCGGCTGCAGACACAGGCGTTCACGCTGGCGTTGGTCGATCTGCAGCTGTCGGGACAACGGGGGGAAACGGTGGTGGAACGGCTGCGCAGGACCCAGGGGCCCAATCAAACGATTCCGGTGATCGCCATCTCCGGCAACCTGGACCCGGACACCGAAGAACACCTGAAAGCAACGGGATTCGACGGCTGGTTGCTCAAGCCCGTCACCCCGGAACGGCTGCGAAAAACAGTGACGGCTTTTCTGCCGCTGCTACAGGCAGACAGCCCTCACCACTTCCGCCCCCGCGCGCCGCAACGGAAATTCCTCACCGAACTGCCCGCATTCCTGAACCAGATCGAAGATTTTCTGCGCCGTCAGCGATGGGACGAAGCCCTCCCCCGGGTTCACAAACTACGGGGCGGTGCCGGCTTTTGTGGTTTCACCACGTTCTACCAGCTCGCCGGAGAACTGGAAGCCGCACTGGCGCAAGCGGATCCTTCACGCGTCGAACGCATCTGGAACGAGCTCAAGAAAACGGCCCGCCATCTCGACGATGGCGGGCCGGCCGCATCCCGAAAAGATTGA
- the fliQ gene encoding flagellar biosynthesis protein FliQ: MDSSTVMTLAHDMLWVTLKLGAPILLAVLAVGLVIAMFQAATQINEMTLTFVPKLIVVALVLVLAGHWMLRLLTDYTRTLFENIPALIG; the protein is encoded by the coding sequence ATGGACAGCAGCACCGTCATGACCCTGGCCCACGACATGCTGTGGGTCACCCTTAAACTGGGGGCGCCGATCCTGCTGGCGGTGTTGGCGGTCGGTCTGGTGATCGCCATGTTCCAGGCGGCGACCCAGATCAACGAGATGACCCTCACCTTCGTCCCCAAGCTCATCGTCGTGGCGCTGGTGCTGGTGCTGGCGGGCCACTGGATGCTGCGCCTGCTGACCGACTACACCCGGACGCTGTTCGAGAACATTCCGGCATTGATCGGCTGA
- the fliP gene encoding flagellar type III secretion system pore protein FliP (The bacterial flagellar biogenesis protein FliP forms a type III secretion system (T3SS)-type pore required for flagellar assembly.), which yields MRKWTITGLLLLLPWAAWAAPGLEAVQVTTAADGGTRYTISIQVLALMTALTVLPALLLSMTAFTRIMVVLAILRQALGTGQTPNNQILLGASLLLTLFIMMPVFDQAYKSGVEPYLEEKIEAGVALQRALVPLRKFMLRQTRESDLALFVRLSGREDLESMDDVPLSLLLPAFMTSELKTAFQIGFMLFLPFLVIDLVVASILMSMGMMMLSPVIISLPFKLMLFVLVDGWALVMETLAASFYTV from the coding sequence ATGAGAAAGTGGACGATCACGGGATTGCTGCTGCTCTTACCCTGGGCGGCGTGGGCAGCGCCGGGGCTGGAGGCGGTGCAGGTGACCACCGCGGCGGACGGCGGTACCCGCTACACCATCTCCATTCAGGTGCTGGCGCTGATGACCGCGTTGACGGTACTGCCGGCGCTGCTGCTGTCCATGACCGCCTTCACCCGCATCATGGTGGTGCTGGCGATCCTGCGCCAGGCCCTTGGCACCGGCCAGACCCCCAACAACCAGATCCTGCTGGGGGCGTCGCTGCTGCTGACTCTGTTCATCATGATGCCGGTGTTCGATCAGGCCTATAAGAGCGGGGTCGAGCCCTATCTGGAGGAGAAGATCGAGGCCGGCGTGGCCCTGCAGCGGGCACTGGTGCCGCTGCGCAAGTTCATGCTGCGTCAGACCCGCGAGAGCGATCTGGCCCTGTTCGTGCGCCTGTCGGGACGCGAGGATCTGGAATCGATGGACGACGTTCCCCTGAGCTTGTTGTTGCCGGCGTTCATGACCTCGGAGCTGAAGACCGCGTTCCAGATCGGTTTCATGCTGTTTCTGCCGTTTCTGGTCATCGATCTGGTGGTGGCCAGCATCCTCATGTCCATGGGGATGATGATGCTGTCTCCGGTCATCATCTCGCTGCCGTTCAAGCTGATGCTGTTCGTGCTGGTGGACGGCTGGGCCCTGGTGATGGAAACCCTGGCGGCCAGCTTTTATACCGTCTAG
- the fliO gene encoding flagellar biosynthetic protein FliO, translating into MMVSPALAAAPAGGMPPVAAGQWLAGLVVVLFLLLLALWGLKRLTRWQEPAGGKIRLLGGIALGGREKLLVVEVGETQLVLGVAPGRVQTLHVLEGDRRLQAGEPATPPFARQLQQILNKRQAP; encoded by the coding sequence ATGATGGTTTCCCCCGCGCTGGCCGCGGCACCGGCCGGCGGGATGCCTCCCGTGGCGGCGGGGCAGTGGCTGGCCGGTCTGGTGGTGGTGCTGTTTTTGCTTCTCCTCGCTCTGTGGGGCCTGAAGCGCCTGACTCGGTGGCAGGAACCGGCCGGCGGGAAAATCCGGCTGCTGGGAGGGATCGCCCTCGGCGGCCGGGAAAAGCTGCTGGTGGTGGAGGTGGGAGAGACCCAATTGGTGCTGGGGGTGGCGCCGGGAAGGGTGCAGACCCTGCACGTTCTGGAAGGGGACCGCCGTCTCCAGGCCGGGGAGCCGGCCACGCCCCCCTTCGCCAGACAACTGCAACAGATTCTGAACAAGCGACAGGCGCCATGA
- the fliN gene encoding flagellar motor switch protein FliN, producing MEQEGGQALQAQEGSDDNVNLDVILDIPVTISMEIGRTRLSIRNLLQLNQGSVVELDRLAGEPMDVLVNGTLIAHGEVVVVNDKFGIRLTDVISPAERVRRLR from the coding sequence CTGGAGCAGGAGGGAGGGCAGGCGCTCCAGGCTCAGGAAGGGAGCGACGACAACGTCAATCTCGACGTGATCCTGGACATTCCGGTAACCATTTCCATGGAAATCGGCCGCACCCGTCTGAGCATCCGCAACCTGCTCCAGCTCAACCAGGGGTCGGTGGTGGAACTGGACCGCCTGGCAGGGGAGCCGATGGATGTGCTGGTCAACGGCACTTTGATCGCCCACGGTGAGGTGGTGGTGGTCAACGACAAGTTCGGTATCCGCCTGACCGACGTCATCAGCCCGGCGGAACGGGTGCGGCGGTTGCGCTGA
- the flhB gene encoding flagellar biosynthesis protein FlhB: MAEEDSGQERTEDPTPKRLEEARKKGQIPRSRELNTFAVVMAGVAGCGLLARYMAVRLERIMRGNFRLDRADVFEPRAMTEHSLATLFDGLLLLAPFLGLMTVVALLAPIALGGWVVSWESLRPKLDKLDPLSGFKRMFSVRGLVELVKSLLKVVLLAAVAALIFQAFGDEVLRLADENLHQALARGLDFLWLSSLLLAAGLVALVAIDVPYQLWDHHRKLKMTLQEVKDEFKESEGRPEVKSKIRQLQRERAQQRMMDEVPKADVVVTNPTHFAVALRYDQSQGGAPTVVAKGVDLIAAQIRRRATEAGVPLVAAPPLARALYYSTELEQEIPEGLYLAVAHVLAYVYQLKAARGPGERPPPPKDLPVPDEFLQGEAAD, encoded by the coding sequence ATGGCAGAAGAAGACAGCGGCCAGGAACGCACAGAAGACCCTACCCCCAAACGCCTCGAGGAGGCGCGCAAGAAGGGGCAGATTCCGCGCTCGCGTGAGCTCAACACCTTTGCGGTGGTGATGGCAGGGGTGGCCGGGTGCGGCCTGCTGGCCCGGTACATGGCGGTGCGGCTGGAACGGATCATGCGTGGTAATTTCCGTCTCGACCGGGCCGACGTCTTCGAACCCCGCGCCATGACCGAGCACAGCCTGGCGACCCTGTTCGACGGTCTGCTGCTGCTGGCCCCGTTTCTGGGGCTGATGACCGTGGTGGCGCTGCTCGCGCCCATCGCTCTGGGCGGCTGGGTGGTCAGCTGGGAGAGCCTGCGCCCCAAGCTGGACAAACTCGATCCCCTTTCCGGGTTCAAACGCATGTTCTCGGTCCGTGGCCTGGTGGAGCTGGTCAAGTCGCTGCTCAAGGTGGTGCTGCTGGCGGCGGTGGCGGCCCTGATTTTCCAGGCCTTCGGAGATGAGGTCCTGCGCCTGGCGGACGAGAATCTGCATCAGGCGCTGGCCCGCGGCCTGGATTTTCTCTGGCTTTCCAGCTTGCTGCTGGCGGCGGGGCTGGTGGCGCTGGTGGCCATCGACGTTCCCTATCAGCTCTGGGACCACCACCGCAAGCTGAAGATGACCCTGCAGGAGGTCAAGGACGAATTCAAGGAGTCGGAAGGCCGTCCCGAGGTGAAGTCGAAAATCCGTCAGCTGCAGCGCGAGCGGGCCCAGCAGCGGATGATGGACGAGGTGCCCAAGGCGGACGTGGTGGTCACCAACCCGACCCACTTCGCCGTCGCCCTGCGTTACGACCAAAGCCAAGGCGGGGCGCCGACGGTAGTGGCCAAGGGGGTCGATCTGATCGCCGCCCAGATCCGCCGCAGGGCCACCGAAGCCGGGGTGCCGCTGGTGGCGGCTCCACCATTGGCACGGGCTTTGTATTACAGCACGGAGCTGGAACAGGAAATTCCGGAAGGGCTGTATCTGGCGGTGGCCCACGTGTTGGCCTACGTCTATCAGCTCAAGGCCGCCAGGGGTCCGGGCGAGCGCCCCCCGCCGCCCAAGGATCTGCCGGTCCCGGACGAATTCCTCCAGGGGGAGGCGGCCGACTGA
- the fliR gene encoding flagellar biosynthetic protein FliR: protein MAFTEAQLFDWLARFLWPLIRIGALLVAMPVFNSRSVPMRVRVILAVTVTVAVLPLLPSPPRVELIGLEAVLVAIRETMIGLAIGFVLQVSFAALVFAGQNIAYSMGLGFAAMLDPQLGVQVPIVSQVYLLLATLLFLGLDGHLVMIELIAASFQALPPGLGAVGRDQLWLLVRWSATVFSAGVLLSLPIVIALLFVNIALGVATRAAPQLNIFSVGFPITLLLGLGLIWLTLPQILERFAAGLPAAFELVRKLLGV, encoded by the coding sequence ATGGCGTTTACGGAAGCCCAATTGTTCGACTGGCTGGCCCGCTTCTTGTGGCCCCTGATTCGCATCGGTGCCCTGCTGGTGGCGATGCCGGTGTTCAACAGCCGCTCGGTACCGATGCGGGTGCGGGTGATCCTGGCGGTGACCGTGACCGTGGCGGTGCTGCCGCTCCTGCCGTCACCGCCCCGGGTGGAGCTGATCGGCCTGGAGGCCGTTCTGGTAGCGATCCGGGAAACGATGATCGGCCTGGCCATCGGCTTCGTTCTTCAGGTGAGCTTCGCCGCCCTGGTGTTTGCCGGTCAGAACATCGCCTACAGCATGGGGTTGGGGTTCGCCGCCATGCTCGACCCCCAGCTCGGGGTCCAGGTGCCGATCGTCTCCCAGGTCTATCTGCTGTTGGCGACCCTGCTGTTTCTGGGGCTCGACGGCCATCTGGTGATGATCGAGCTGATCGCCGCCAGCTTCCAGGCGTTGCCGCCGGGATTGGGGGCGGTCGGCCGCGACCAGTTGTGGCTGCTGGTACGCTGGAGCGCCACCGTGTTCAGCGCCGGGGTGTTGCTGTCGCTGCCCATCGTCATCGCCCTACTGTTCGTCAACATCGCCCTGGGGGTGGCCACCCGCGCCGCCCCCCAGCTCAACATCTTCTCGGTGGGTTTCCCGATCACTCTGCTTTTGGGGCTGGGGCTGATCTGGCTGACCCTGCCGCAGATCCTGGAGCGTTTCGCCGCCGGACTGCCGGCCGCTTTCGAACTGGTCCGCAAACTGCTGGGGGTGTGA